Proteins co-encoded in one Arthrobacter alpinus genomic window:
- a CDS encoding type IV toxin-antitoxin system AbiEi family antitoxin domain-containing protein, producing the protein MTLSAAVKNRSVADEVAWYGKVARRKDLLSRGCTDWSLKQAVGAGIISQISRGYYALPDADPLDIHLALHQARRTCFTKAEQLGLWIIKSPLLPHVAAAHGRPISGCVVHKVSGPQTLMDILRQCIKCGSEVDGLAALESAVVLEMCTIPDLRAEFSRREDTGARAIIDKIDPQAMSIAETVARYYLRRPGLNVQGQFYVKDVGHLDLLVEGVLGVETDGERYHNTESGWAEDLRRDNLLVIKGLWCLRIPAKVVLGSPDVMLKWVREALAMISYAPH; encoded by the coding sequence ATGACACTTTCAGCAGCAGTAAAGAACCGCTCAGTGGCGGATGAAGTTGCGTGGTACGGCAAGGTCGCGAGAAGGAAAGACCTGCTGTCAAGGGGATGCACGGACTGGAGTTTGAAGCAGGCCGTAGGTGCCGGGATTATCAGTCAAATTAGCCGTGGCTATTATGCGCTGCCGGATGCCGATCCGTTGGATATTCATCTGGCCCTGCATCAGGCACGGCGGACGTGTTTCACTAAGGCCGAGCAGCTGGGGCTGTGGATCATTAAATCTCCACTTCTTCCGCACGTTGCCGCAGCACATGGAAGGCCGATTTCTGGGTGTGTGGTTCACAAAGTGAGTGGGCCTCAGACCTTGATGGACATCCTGCGCCAATGCATCAAATGTGGTTCCGAGGTGGATGGCTTGGCTGCCCTTGAATCTGCTGTGGTTCTCGAGATGTGCACCATCCCTGATCTTCGTGCCGAATTCTCCAGGCGTGAAGACACGGGTGCAAGGGCGATTATTGACAAGATTGATCCACAAGCCATGTCTATCGCAGAAACCGTGGCCAGATACTACCTGCGGCGGCCTGGGCTCAACGTCCAAGGCCAGTTTTACGTCAAGGACGTTGGTCATTTGGACCTCTTGGTTGAAGGCGTCCTAGGCGTGGAAACAGACGGAGAGAGGTACCACAACACGGAAAGCGGATGGGCTGAGGACCTGCGGCGCGACAATCTGCTGGTCATCAAAGGCTTGTGGTGCTTGCGCATTCCGGCAAAGGTGGTGCTGGGGAGTCCAGATGTCATGCTGAAATGGGTGCGCGAGGCGCTGGCGATGATCAGTTATGCGCCACACTGA